Below is a genomic region from Methanosphaera sp. ISO3-F5.
GATTTTAATATTGCTCTTGTAAAAAGAATATTTCATCTTAGGTTTTGGGTTGCTGGTTTAACTAGGAAATCTAGAGTTATGGATAAGATTATTAAAAGAACATTGTTTGATCATGATGGTACATATTTTATTCCGAACAATGAAAGTGTTAAGAATATTTCTTCTCAAACAATTACCATGAATTACGATATATCAAAACCCGATATGATTGTCATGCCTAGTGACATTATTAAAAGCGTAATCAACGAAGCAGATGACATAGTAATCATGAACAAATGTTTATGCCGAAATTCTACTGAATGCACAGAATATCCTAGAGACTTAGGATGCATATTCCTAGGAAAAACAACAAGAAAAATTTCAAGAAGACACTGCCGTGAAGCAACAAGAGAAGAAGCAATCGAACATATAAATAAATGTTCAGAAGCAGGGCTTATACACATCATGGGACGTAACAAAATGGATACAGTGTGGATGAATGTAAGGCCAAACTCAGAATTGCTTACAATATGTAATTGTTGTCCATGTTGCTGCTTATGGAGAGTATATCCTAATTTAAGCGACACTATACAGAATGATTTCTATAAACTTCCAGGAGTATCATTGAAGTATGATATTGAATCATGTGTAGGTTGTGGAAAATGTGTTGAAGTATGTTTTGCAGATTGTATAACCATTAAGGATAATAAAGTATCCATAGACCAGGAAGTATGTATTGGTTGTGGACAGTGCAGTAACAATTGTCCAACAAATGCTATCGAGTTACAATATGAAAAACGAGATGTTCAAAGTGTCTATGATAAAATAAATTCATTGGTTAATATAAAATCCTGAAAAAACCAGACATATATTGCAAGTGTAAAAAAATATGAATAAAAAATAGTAAATAAGAGGATTATTCTTCTAAATCATAATTACGATTAAAGTTTAAATCTCTTGTTTTATAAATTGTTGCCCTTCTAAGCTTTAATAATTCTTTTTTCTTTTTATCAAAGTCTTCCATTGACTTAATATTTTCTTTTACATAATCAAGAATTTCATCCACAACTGCATTTTGATGTACCCAGTTACAGTCTTTACAATTCCATACACTCTTGTCTTCTATCCATTTTCCACCTGTTGATCCATCGGCACATGGATAAAATGGGCAGTAACAGAATGTGCAGCTTTCTTCATTATTATGGCATGGGAAATATTCGCAGTCTGTATTTTGTCCTATTTGGATGTCACCATTAAAGAATCTTTCATAGAATTCTTCTGTTTGTTCTGGTAGTTTTGCAGACATTTTGTATCCACGTGGTGTTATCATTTTACCTTTTTTAACATAAGTCATTGAATTTCCGACAATTATTGTTGTTGACATGTGAATATCTTGGTCTTTAAGTTCTTTGAGTTTACATATGTGAGTTATTGTGTCTGTTCCTTCTGTTTTTACTATTCCTACTGGTGTTTCAGGGTTTCTGTTTTCTACTAGTATGTCACATGCTGTTTCAAAGGGTACTGTTCTTGTTTTACTTTTTGGATTGTAGAATGCTATTACTAAGTCTGCTATTGCTGCATATTTAATTTTTCTTTGTATTTCTTCTAGAGGAGTTAATAAATCACTTAAACTTATTATTGCAAGGTCATGTAATGGTGCTCCTAATGCACTTGCTGAATATGTTGCTGCAGTTACTCCAGGTATTACTTCAAATTCAAGGTCAGAATATTTGTCAATTATTTGGAAGTATACATTTGCCATTCCATATATTCCAGGGTCTCCTGAGCTTATTATTGCAACTTTTTTTCCTTCTTTTTCCATTTCTATTGCAAGTTCTACTCTTTCCATTTCATCTCCCATACCTCTTCTTAGAACTTCTTTTCCTTCCAGTAAGTCTTCGATGTGTTCTAGATATGGATGATATGCTATTATTACATCAGCTTCTTTTATTCTGTCTGCTGCTTTAAGAGTCATGTGTTCTCTTTTTGATCCTATACCAACTAAACTTATCATTATTTTACTCCTTTATTATGATATGATTACTCTTTTTTAAAAAATGATTAATTTATAAATTTATATTAACAGTAATTCCTATGGTAATACTGTATTTTTTATAATATATATTATTAATGATTAAATTTTCAAATTATAATGAATTATAATCTTTAAAAATTAAATTTAAAAAAAAATAGATGTTAAGAGGGAATTATGCTCTTGTTTTTTGTTGTTTTTGTGAATTGTTTGTATTGTTTGTTTTATTATTAGTATAATCCATTAAACTTTGTATTGAACTATTAGCATTACCTTTGTTCTGATCATAAAGAACTATTCTTTCTTTTAATGCTATGGATGTTGTGTTTACTTTCACTCTACCTGTTGAATATATTTCTCCTACTGCTGTTGCTGTTACACTGTATGTTTGTTCTGGTACTATTTGAATGTATCCTCCAGAAGTTACTTGTGTATCTTTTGTTGCTAAGGCTGTGATTGTTATTGTTTGGTTTCCTGTATTGTCATTTGATATTTTCGCTGTTACAGAGTTTAAGTTTACACTTAGGTTTGTAAGGTTATTTAATACTAATGCTACATCTTCCTGGTTAGTGATGTTTAAGTTATCCTGGTCTGTTAGGCTTTTTTCGTTAGTGAATGATGATACTAAATCTGATCCTTCATCAACTTGTACTGATAATAATTCTAATGGATTTACTGGTCCTGATGAAATAAGACTGTATGATGCAAATAGTCCAATTTCAAAAAACAGAACAATTGTCACTATAAATAATAATATTTTCAATAATCTTGACATGGTTCACCCTCTTATTTTTCCATTGAAAAAATATTCCTATATAATTTTAAGTAGATTATAGTATATAGATATTTTTAAAACTTTGAAAGTATAAAGAATTATATAATAATAAAAATTTTTTTGTGACTAAATATTTTTAAATGATTTTCATGCCAAACGATATAATTAAGAAATTCCAGGATGTTAAATTATTATTGAATAATAATGCTTTTGCAGAAATTAAAGCTAATAATGATACTGATTATTTTATTAATGAACTTATTGAGTATATTGAGGAGAATGAAAAGAATCAGTTTATTGTAACTACTGATACTATAAGAAATTATCAGCAACATGAACGTGAACGTATACATGAATCAATCATAGAAAATCCTAAAACCAAAGAAATACGTGAAAATCAAGAAACACCTTATGAAATACTGTTGGACGTTACTAATAAATCATATACTGATGGAGATATTAAAGATTTAAACAAATACTTCAACAACAGATTTGAAAAACTTAAAAAAATCATACAAGAAAACCCCGAATACAACAAAGTGGAAGATCTTAAAAACACAAAAACAAATATTGACAATCTTCATGTTATAGGTATTGTAAACAGTATAAATAACACAAAAAATGGTCATAAAATAATTGAAATAGAAGATACAACAGGAATTGGAAGCGTAATAGTACTTAAAGATAATGAAGATTTATTAGAAAGCAGTCAAACAATTGTTAAAGATGAAGTAATAGGTGTAACCGGCAGCACAAATGGTAGTTTAATAAGAGCAGATGAAATAGCTCATCCAGGTATTCAAAGAAGAATTATTGACAAGCCAATGGATTTCTCAGCAGTATTCATATCAGATGTACATATTGGAAGTAAACAATTTGATGAAAAAGCATTCAACCGTTTTATCAAATGGCTGAACGGTAATTATGGAAG
It encodes:
- a CDS encoding 4Fe-4S binding protein; the encoded protein is MNVRPNSELLTICNCCPCCCLWRVYPNLSDTIQNDFYKLPGVSLKYDIESCVGCGKCVEVCFADCITIKDNKVSIDQEVCIGCGQCSNNCPTNAIELQYEKRDVQSVYDKINSLVNIKS
- the cobJ gene encoding precorrin-3B C(17)-methyltransferase produces the protein MISLVGIGSKREHMTLKAADRIKEADVIIAYHPYLEHIEDLLEGKEVLRRGMGDEMERVELAIEMEKEGKKVAIISSGDPGIYGMANVYFQIIDKYSDLEFEVIPGVTAATYSASALGAPLHDLAIISLSDLLTPLEEIQRKIKYAAIADLVIAFYNPKSKTRTVPFETACDILVENRNPETPVGIVKTEGTDTITHICKLKELKDQDIHMSTTIIVGNSMTYVKKGKMITPRGYKMSAKLPEQTEEFYERFFNGDIQIGQNTDCEYFPCHNNEESCTFCYCPFYPCADGSTGGKWIEDKSVWNCKDCNWVHQNAVVDEILDYVKENIKSMEDFDKKKKELLKLRRATIYKTRDLNFNRNYDLEE
- a CDS encoding DNA-directed DNA polymerase II small subunit gives rise to the protein MPNDIIKKFQDVKLLLNNNAFAEIKANNDTDYFINELIEYIEENEKNQFIVTTDTIRNYQQHERERIHESIIENPKTKEIRENQETPYEILLDVTNKSYTDGDIKDLNKYFNNRFEKLKKIIQENPEYNKVEDLKNTKTNIDNLHVIGIVNSINNTKNGHKIIEIEDTTGIGSVIVLKDNEDLLESSQTIVKDEVIGVTGSTNGSLIRADEIAHPGIQRRIIDKPMDFSAVFISDVHIGSKQFDEKAFNRFIKWLNGNYGSEEQQDLANDVKYLIIGGDLVDGIGVYPNQEKELKIKDIYDQYEEAGRLLGDVTDIPIIISPGNHDATRLAEPQPALTEKYAKDLCKQKNVEMVSNPSMIKLDNINVQVYHGRSFDDIVMALNGYTHADTDKIMKLLVEKRHLAPIYGERTPLASEFEDYMVMDEIPDILHTGHVHINSHVKYKGIHMLNSGTFQKQTEFQKIYNIVPTYGQVPVIKRGTMQLLDFTND